From Candidatus Poribacteria bacterium, one genomic window encodes:
- the tsaB gene encoding tRNA (adenosine(37)-N6)-threonylcarbamoyltransferase complex dimerization subunit type 1 TsaB: MKILGVDTSTPIGSVALIDSDNLVAEHTLDIVQAHSSRLMPAIDSVLKWGNITADDLDGCAVGIGPGSFTGIRIGVATVKSICYAVDKPIIGVSTLEAIAYNLRWSNSIICPLLDARRSEIYGAIFKGNTKWQRLSEDLCLPIDAFLERIKADTIPDYTINFVGDGLETYGNVVRENLGERVHFADAIFNVPRGATIAHLGQELLKNGDTDSYWTLVPNYVRVGLY; the protein is encoded by the coding sequence ATGAAAATTTTAGGTGTTGATACCTCGACTCCAATTGGGAGTGTTGCTTTAATAGATAGCGATAATTTAGTGGCGGAGCATACGCTCGATATCGTCCAAGCACACTCCTCCAGATTGATGCCTGCGATTGATAGCGTCCTGAAATGGGGCAACATTACAGCGGACGATTTAGATGGATGTGCTGTCGGTATTGGACCTGGATCGTTCACAGGTATCCGTATCGGTGTCGCGACAGTCAAATCTATCTGCTATGCTGTTGACAAACCGATCATCGGTGTCTCAACCTTAGAGGCAATCGCTTACAATCTGCGATGGTCAAATAGTATCATCTGCCCACTACTCGATGCGCGGCGTAGTGAAATCTACGGTGCCATTTTCAAAGGAAACACGAAATGGCAACGCCTCAGCGAGGACCTCTGCTTGCCGATAGATGCCTTCTTGGAACGTATCAAAGCAGATACTATACCCGATTACACTATCAACTTTGTTGGGGATGGGTTGGAGACCTATGGGAATGTCGTTCGGGAAAACCTCGGTGAACGGGTGCACTTTGCAGATGCGATTTTCAATGTCCCACGCGGGGCAACAATTGCGCATCTCGGTCAGGAACTTTTAAAGAATGGAGATACTGATAGTTATTGGACTTTGGTACCGAACTACGTTAGAGTTGGATTGTATTAG
- a CDS encoding CfrBI family restriction endonuclease has translation MTVTGAVIKNIIRKLLAGQDYRSEVLTLIDAEFLQYVVDFFKRVACAKLENKNITVDWYKKELLCSDSLTKEEVAVHSGLNMKTISNMYNSTRKKIVLEASLEHYDALYDAINSLTEQGSMDVALTIKFRDVSVDLNINESLIVINTLAVKRSALRGGLWSTAGKQVEKPLMIALCALFQVPKKYFDQRNLPESERESDFYLFDDTGKDYPCEVKLMGKGNPESADAVFARSGRVLVANKLSDTNKQQMDSENILWVELQIENGYRRFEEVLKTLSIPYKPFTGNLQEALDKILPVILSDDVQDSVTPEVVLIESEQDNDSGSQLLVELE, from the coding sequence ATGACCGTTACTGGTGCTGTTATTAAGAACATTATCCGAAAACTCCTTGCAGGACAGGATTACCGGTCCGAAGTCTTGACTCTGATCGATGCTGAGTTCTTGCAATACGTTGTTGACTTTTTTAAACGCGTTGCTTGTGCTAAGTTGGAAAATAAAAATATAACAGTTGATTGGTACAAAAAAGAACTCCTCTGTTCAGATTCACTCACCAAAGAGGAAGTTGCAGTTCACTCAGGTCTGAACATGAAAACAATCTCAAATATGTATAATTCAACTCGCAAGAAAATTGTGTTGGAAGCATCCTTAGAGCACTACGATGCACTCTACGATGCCATTAACAGTTTGACTGAACAAGGTAGTATGGATGTTGCTCTCACAATAAAATTTCGGGATGTGAGTGTCGATTTGAACATCAACGAGAGTTTGATTGTAATCAATACACTCGCTGTGAAACGTTCAGCACTTCGGGGCGGATTATGGAGTACTGCTGGAAAACAAGTTGAAAAACCTTTGATGATCGCTCTTTGCGCTCTCTTTCAAGTACCGAAAAAATACTTCGATCAGAGAAATCTTCCAGAATCAGAACGTGAATCCGATTTTTACCTGTTTGATGACACAGGCAAAGATTATCCTTGTGAAGTGAAATTAATGGGAAAAGGTAATCCTGAAAGTGCTGACGCAGTATTTGCCCGCAGCGGCCGAGTTCTTGTAGCCAATAAACTTTCTGATACCAATAAACAACAGATGGATTCAGAGAATATTCTCTGGGTTGAACTCCAGATTGAAAATGGATATAGACGTTTTGAAGAAGTCCTAAAGACCTTGTCTATCCCTTACAAACCTTTTACTGGAAACCTTCAAGAAGCGTTAGATAAAATTTTGCCTGTCATTCTGTCTGATGATGTCCAAGACTCTGTAACGCCTGAGGTGGTTTTAATCGAAAGCGAGCAAGATAACGATTCTGGCTCACAATTACTGGTTGAACTTGAATGA
- a CDS encoding DNA methyltransferase: protein MFAKVQIDAEKLNPDSQFFKNALAPTCDEPTLLSLLDNLGKLPAGFNGELFVPLLTHTNPKIRTLAAKNVGKLKNSRFLRELSQLASTEKNTLARREAISAIGRMRHEKAIPVLMQHLADADPKVILQALRGLLYFKEKPEVQKALDSLHEHPNELIREHLASEVKDKSARSQNAKKDPSHPSSPDALKNAIVHADVQKALKVIPDESIHLTFTSPPYYNARDYTIYQSYEAYLDFLTAVFKETHRITKEGRFFVLNTSPVIVPRISRAHSSKRYAIPYDMHPRLTDMGWEFIDDIVWTKPDYASKNRNGGFFQHRKPLGYKANSVTESVMVYRKKTNKLIDWNIRQYDKEIVEASKVMGEYEKTNLWHINPATDKVHPAVFPPELATRIVRFYSFKGDLVFDPFGGSGTVGYVALTHERYFLLCEKEAEYVERAKQLFDVNLFTDAKPRSLLLTELKSQLTERNQNS, encoded by the coding sequence ATGTTTGCCAAAGTCCAAATCGACGCAGAAAAATTAAATCCAGATTCACAATTTTTTAAGAATGCTCTCGCACCAACTTGCGATGAACCAACTCTTTTGTCTCTACTTGATAATCTCGGTAAATTACCAGCAGGATTCAATGGTGAACTTTTCGTCCCTCTACTCACACATACGAACCCTAAAATTCGCACGCTCGCCGCAAAAAACGTAGGAAAACTCAAAAACTCCAGATTTTTACGCGAACTCTCCCAACTCGCCTCCACTGAAAAAAACACACTCGCCCGTCGCGAGGCAATTTCTGCAATCGGACGTATGAGGCATGAAAAGGCAATTCCAGTTTTGATGCAGCATCTTGCAGACGCAGATCCAAAGGTCATCCTACAAGCACTGCGCGGGCTACTCTACTTCAAGGAAAAACCCGAAGTCCAAAAGGCATTAGACTCGCTACATGAACATCCAAATGAACTCATCCGAGAACACCTTGCTAGCGAAGTGAAGGACAAAAGTGCACGCTCACAAAATGCCAAAAAAGACCCTTCACATCCATCCAGTCCGGATGCTCTTAAAAATGCGATTGTTCACGCCGACGTGCAGAAGGCATTAAAAGTGATTCCAGACGAGTCAATCCATCTCACCTTCACATCACCCCCTTATTACAATGCCCGCGACTACACAATTTATCAAAGCTACGAGGCATATCTTGACTTCCTAACCGCTGTTTTTAAGGAAACGCATCGTATTACCAAAGAAGGACGTTTTTTTGTTCTTAATACATCACCTGTTATCGTGCCGCGCATTAGTCGAGCACATTCAAGTAAGAGATATGCTATCCCTTACGATATGCACCCGCGCCTTACTGACATGGGATGGGAGTTTATAGACGATATTGTTTGGACAAAACCTGACTATGCCTCCAAAAACCGAAACGGAGGATTTTTCCAACATCGTAAGCCCCTTGGTTACAAGGCGAATTCTGTCACTGAAAGCGTTATGGTGTATCGAAAGAAAACAAACAAACTCATCGATTGGAATATTCGGCAATACGACAAAGAAATAGTTGAGGCGAGCAAAGTTATGGGGGAGTATGAAAAAACGAACCTATGGCATATTAATCCGGCAACAGACAAAGTTCATCCGGCAGTTTTCCCACCTGAATTAGCAACGCGTATTGTGCGATTTTATTCCTTTAAAGGAGACCTTGTCTTTGATCCATTTGGTGGTAGTGGAACAGTCGGATACGTTGCGCTCACTCATGAAAGGTATTTTCTCCTCTGTGAAAAGGAAGCCGAATATGTTGAACGTGCCAAACAACTGTTTGATGTCAACTTGTTTACTGATGCAAAGCCTCGGTCTCTATTACTTACAGAATTAAAGTCTCAGCTTACTGAAAGGAACCAAAATTCATGA